A window from Caldisericum sp. encodes these proteins:
- a CDS encoding Gfo/Idh/MocA family oxidoreductase codes for MKVLCGRDESAVREVANKFGWQEVETSWERLVERKDIDLIDISVPTDIHKEIVIRAAKSGKHILCEKPLAMNLKEAREILSAVEDAHVKHMIGFNYRRAPAVALAKKIIDEGKIGKNISF; via the coding sequence ATGAAAGTTTTGTGTGGAAGAGACGAATCCGCAGTTAGAGAAGTTGCTAATAAGTTTGGATGGCAAGAGGTAGAAACTTCCTGGGAAAGACTTGTTGAAAGAAAAGATATCGATCTTATTGATATCTCTGTTCCAACTGATATTCATAAAGAGATTGTTATAAGAGCAGCAAAATCAGGTAAGCACATCCTTTGCGAAAAGCCATTAGCTATGAACCTAAAAGAAGCAAGAGAAATATTAAGCGCAGTAGAAGATGCCCATGTAAAACATATGATTGGATTTAATTATAGAAGAGCCCCTGCTGTAGCGTTAGCCAAAAAAATTATCGATGAAGGTAAAATAGGAAAAAATATATCATTTTAG